Proteins from a genomic interval of Plasmodium sp. gorilla clade G2 genome assembly, chromosome: 10:
- a CDS encoding glycophorin binding protein, putative — MRRSNVSDVKSTGVSNCKSFNSKNSLSAFHSKKIILIFGIIYVALLNAYICGDKYKKAVDYSFRESRILAEGEETSTKKEKTTLRKSKQKTSSRTVSSQAKEDEEKKSDLTNEQNEESDSGKQKKTRKVVKKQVKKQVKKGDTESQKVDTENKKVDTENEKEVKEVTEIIEVIEVKDGKKVKKIKKIIKKQKKKEPSQKTEENKNAEEAQKTEENKNAEEAQKTEENKHAEEAQKTEENKHAEEAQKTEVPKDEELSQQTSTSTDANNEVKTLDAVNQEASTSTDANNEVKTVDAVNQEASTSTDANNEVAKQETDNNQELTSADPEGQILKEYAADPEYRKHLDIFYKILTNTEPTEEVATHDADNNETQASADLSNEVATQETDNNEELTSADPEGQILKEYAADPEYRKHLDVFYKILTNTQPTDEVATQEADNSEELTSADPEGQILKEYAADPEYRKHLDVFYKILTNTQPTDEVATQEADSNEELTSADPEGQILKEYAADPEYRKHLDVFYKILTNTEPTEDVATHDADNNETQASADLSNEASTQETDNNEELTSADPEGQILKEYAADPEYRKHLDVFYKILTNTQPTDEVATQEADNSEELTSADPEGQILKEYAADPEYRKHLDVFYKILTNTEPTDEVSTQETDNNEELTSADPEGQILKEYAADPEYRKHLDVFYKILTNTQPTDEVATQETDSNEELTSADLSNEVETQETDNNEELTSADPEGQILKEYAADPEYRKHLDVFYQILTNTEPTNEVETQEADNNETLTSADLSNEVETQETDNNEELTSADPEGQILKEYAADPEYRKHLDVFYQILTNTEQADEVETQEADNSETLTSADLNDEVATQETDSNEELTSADPEGQILKEYAADPEYRKHLDVFYQILTNTEQADEVETQEADNNETLTSADLSNEVETQETDNNEELTSADPEGQILKEYAADPEYRKHLDVFYQILTNTEPTDAVETQEADNNETLASADLNDEVSTQETDNNEELTSADPEGQILKEYAADPEYRKHLDVFYQILTNTEPTDEVATQETDNNEELTSADPEGQILKEYAADPEYRKHLDVFYQILTNTEPTDVVETQEADNNETLASADLNDDVEAQETDSNEELTSADPEGQILKEYAADPEYRKHLDVFYQILTNTEPTNEVENQDVDNNEAVTSADLNDEVATEETDNNEELTSADPEGQILKEYAADPEYRKHLDVFYQILTNTEPTDEVETKDADNSETLTSADLNDEVSPQETDSNEELTSADPEGQILKEYAADPEYRKHLDVFYQILTNTEPTNEVETQEADNNETLTSADLSNEVETQETDNNEELTSADPEGQILKEYAADPEYRKHLDVFYQILTNTEQADEVETQEADNSETLTSADLNDDVSPQETDSNEELTSADPEGQILKEYAADPEYRKHLDVFYQILTNTEQADEVETQEADNSETLTSADLNDEVETHDADNNETLASSDLNNEVETQETDSNEELTSADPEGQILKEYAADPEYRKHLDVFYQILTNTEPTDEVETQEVDNSETLTSADLNDEVETEETDNNEELTSADPEGQILKEYAADPEYRKHLDVFYQILTNTEPTDEVETKDADNNETLTSADLYDEVETQSADDNESLTSADLNDEVETQSADDNESLTSADLYDEVETQNADYNESLTSADLYNEVESQNADDNESLTSADLNDEVETQSADDNESLTSADLYNEVESQNADDNESLTSADLNDEVESQNADDNESLNSADLYDNVETQSADDNESLTSADLNDEVESQNADDNESLTSADLNDEVETQDADNNETLTSADPEDKVVKEYANDPDYLKYLDSFDEIFNTIEPNDDLETRYIDNDEA, encoded by the exons atgCGACGTTCTAATGTATCAGATGTTAAATCTACAGGAGTTTCGAATTGTAAAAGTTTCAATTCGAAAAATTCCTTAAGTGCATTCCAttccaaaaaaattatattaatttttggaataatatatgtagCCTTATTG aaTGCTTATATATGTGGAGATAAATACAAAAAGGCTGTAGATTACAGTTTTAGAGAAAGCAGAATTTTAGCTGAAGGCGAAGAGACCagtacaaaaaaagaaaaaactaCCTTAAGAAAAAGTAAGCAAAAAACATCTTCACGCACTGTTTCTAGTCAAGCAAAggaagatgaagaaaaaaaatcagATCTAACtaatgaacaaaatgaagaaaGTGATTCcggaaaacaaaaaaaaaccaGAAAAGTAGTAAAAAAGCAAGTTAAAAAACAAGTTAAAAAAGGAGATACAGAAAGTCAAAAAGTAGAtacagaaaataaaaaagtagatactgaaaatgaaaaagaagttAAAGAAGTAACAGAAATTATAGAAGTTATAGAAGTAAAAGACggaaaaaaagtaaaaaaaattaaaaagattataaaaaaacaaaagaaaaaagaaccATCTCAAAAAacagaagaaaataaaaatgcagAAGAAGCTCAAAAAacagaagaaaataaaaatgcagAAGAAGCTCAAAAAacagaagaaaataaacatGCAGAAGAAGCTCAAAAAacagaagaaaataaacatGCAGAGGAAGCTCAAAAAACAGAGGTTCCTAAAGATGAAGAATTATCTCAACAAACATCAACTAGCACCGATGCAAATAATGAAGTAAAAACACTCGATGCTGTTAACCAAGAAGCATCAACTAGCACAGATGCAAATAATGAAGTAAAAACAGTCGATGCTGTTAACCAAGAAGCATCAACTAGCACAGATGCAAATAATGAAGTAGCAAAACAAGAAACTGATAATAACCAAGAATTAACCAGCGCCGACCCAGAAGGTCAAATATTGAAAGAATATGCTGCTGATCCAGAATATCGTAAACACttagatatattttacaaaatattaacTAACACTGAACCAACTGAAGAAGTAGCAACACATGATGCTGACAATAACGAAACACAAGCCAGCGCCGATTTAAGTAATGAAGTAGCAACACAAGAAACTGATAATAACGAAGAATTAACAAGCGCTGACCCAGAAGGTCAAATATTGAAAGAATATGCTGCTGATCCAGAATATCGTAAACACTTAGACgtattttacaaaatattaacTAACACTCAACCAACTGATGAAGTAGCAACACAAGAAGCTGACAATAGCGAAGAATTAACCAGCGCCGACCCAGAAGGTCAAATATTGAAAGAATATGCTGCTGATCCAGAATATCGTAAACACTTAGACgtattttacaaaatattaacTAACACTCAACCAACTGATGAAGTAGCAACACAAGAAGCTGATAGTAACGAAGAATTAACCAGCGCCGACCCAGAAGGCCAAATATTGAAAGAATATGCCGCTGATCCAGAATATCGTAAACACTTAGACgtattttacaaaatattaacTAACACTGAACCAACTGAAGACGTAGCAACACATGATGCTGACAATAACGAAACACAAGCCAGCGCCGATTTAAGTAATGAAGCATCAACACAAGAAACTGATAATAACGAAGAATTAACAAGCGCTGACCCAGAAGGTCAAATATTGAAAGAATATGCTGCTGATCCAGAATATCGTAAACACTTAGACgtattttacaaaatattaacTAACACTCAACCAACTGATGAAGTAGCAACACAAGAAGCTGACAATAGCGAAGAATTAACCAGCGCCGACCCAGAAGGTCAAATATTGAAAGAATATGCTGCTGATCCAGAATATCGTAAACACTTAGACgtattttacaaaatattaacTAACACTGAACCAACTGATGAAGTATCAACACAAGAAACTGATAATAACGAAGAATTAACAAGCGCTGACCCAGAAGGTCAAATATTGAAAGAATATGCTGCTGATCCAGAATATCGTAAACACTTAGACgtattttacaaaatattaacTAACACTCAACCAACTGATGAAGTAGCAACACAAGAAACCGATAGTAACGAAGAATTAACTAGCGCTGATTTAAGTAATGAAGTAGAAACACAAGAAACTGATAATAACGAAGAATTAACAAGCGCCGACCCAGAAGGTCAAATATTGAAAGAATATGCCGCTGATCCAGAATATCGTAAACACTTAGATGTATTTTACCAAATATTAACTAACACTGAACCAACTAATGAAGTAGAAACCCAAGAAGCTGACAATAATGAAACATTAACCAGCGCCGATTTAAGTAATGAAGTAGAAACACAAGAAACTGATAATAACGAAGAATTAACAAGTGCCGACCCAGAAGGTCAAATATTGAAAGAATATGCTGCCGATCCAGAATACCGTAAACACTTAGACGTATTTTACCAAATATTAACTAACACTGAACAAGCTGATGAAGTAGAAACCCAAGAAGCTGACAATAGCGAAACATTAACTAGTGCCGATTTAAATGATGAAGTAGCAACACAAGAAACTGATAGTAACGAAGAATTAACAAGCGCTGACCCAGAAGGTCAAATATTGAAAGAATATGCCGCTGATCCAGAATATCGTAAACACTTAGACGTATTTTACCAAATATTAACTAACACTGAACAAGCTGATGAAGTAGAAACCCAAGAAGCTGACAATAATGAAACATTAACCAGCGCCGATCTAAGTAATGAAGTAGAAACACAAGAAACTGATAATAACGAAGAATTAACCAGCGCCGACCCAGAAGGCCAAATATTGAAAGAATATGCCGCTGATCCAGAATATCGTAAACACTTAGATGtattttatcaaatattAACTAACACTGAACCAACTGATGCAGTAGAAACCCAAGAAGCTGACAATAATGAAACATTAGCCAGCGCCGATTTAAATGATGAAGTATCAACACAAGAAACTGATAATAACGAAGAATTAACCAGCGCCGACCCAGAAGGTCAAATATTGAAAGAATATGCTGCTGATCCAGAATACCGTAAACACTTAGATGtattttatcaaatattAACTAACACTGAACCAACTGATGAAGTAGCAACACAAGAAACTGATAATAACGAAGAATTAACCAGCGCCGACCCAGAAGGCCAAATATTGAAAGAATATGCCGCTGATCCAGAATATCGTAAACACTTAGATGtattttatcaaatattAACTAACACTGAACCAACTGATGTAGTAGAAACCCAAGAAGCTGACAATAATGAAACATTAGCCAGCGCCGATCTAAATGATGACGTAGAAGCACAAGAAACTGATAGTAACGAAGAATTAACCAGCGCTGACCCAGAAGGTCAAATATTGAAAGAATATGCTGCTGATCCAGAATACCGTAAACACTTAGACGTATTTTACCAAATATTAACTAACACTGAACCAACTAATGAAGTAGAAAACCAAGACGTTGACAATAACGAAGCAGTAACCAGCGCCGATTTAAATGATGAAGTAGCAACAGAAGAAACTGATAATAACGAAGAATTAACAAGCGCTGACCCAGAAGGTCAAATATTGAAAGAATATGCTGCTGATCCAGAATATCGTAAACACTTAGATGtattttatcaaatattAACTAACACTGAACCAACTGATGAAGTAGAAACCAAAGATGCTGACAATAGCGAAACATTAACTAGTGCCGATTTAAATGATGAAGTATCACCACAAGAAACTGATAGTAACGAAGAATTAACAAGCGCCGACCCAGAAGGTCAAATATTGAAAGAATATGCTGCTGATCCAGAATACCGTAAACACTTAGATGTATTTTACCAAATATTAACTAACACTGAACCAACTAATGAAGTAGAAACCCAGGAAGCTGACAATAATGAAACATTAACCAGCGCCGATTTAAGTAATGAAGTAGAAACACAAGAAACTGATAATAACGAAGAATTAACCAGCGCTGACCCAGAAGGTCAAATATTGAAAGAATATGCTGCTGATCCAGAATATCGTAAACACTTAGACGTATTTTACCAAATATTAACTAACACTGAACAAGCTGATGAAGTAGAAACCCAAGAAGCTGACAATAGCGAAACATTAACTAGTGCCGATTTAAATGATGATGTATCACCACAAGAAACTGATAGTAACGAAGAATTAACAAGCGCTGACCCAGAAGGTCAAATATTGAAAGAATATGCCGCTGATCCAGAATATCGTAAACACTTAGACGTATTTTACCAAATATTAACTAACACTGAACAAGCTGATGAAGTAGAAACCCAAGAAGCTGACAATAGCGAAACATTAACTAGTGCCGATTTAAATGATGAAGTAGAGACCCACGATGCTGACAATAATGAAACATTAGCCAGCTCcgatttaaataatgaagtAGAAACACAAGAAACTGATAGTAACGAAGAATTAACAAGCGCTGACCCAGAAGGTCAAATATTGAAAGAATATGCTGCTGATCCAGAATATCGTAAACACTTAGATGtattttatcaaatattAACTAACACTGAACCAACTGATGAAGTAGAAACCCAAGAAGTTGACAATAGCGAAACATTAACTAGTGCCGATTTAAATGATGAAGTAGAAACAGAAGAAACTGATAATAACGAAGAATTAACCAGCGCTGACCCAGAAGGTCAAATATTGAAAGAATATGCTGCTGATCCAGAATATCGTAAACACTTAGATGtattttatcaaatattAACTAACACTGAACCAACTGATGAAGTAGAAACCAAAGATGCTGACAATAACGAAACATTAACTAGCGCCGATCTATATGATGAAGTAGAAACACAAAGTGCTGACGATAACGAATCATTAACCAGCGCTGATCTAAATGATGAAGTAGAAACACAAAGTGCTGACGATAACGAATCATTAACCAGCGCTGATCTATATGATGAAGTAGAAACACAAAATGCTGACTATAACGAATCATTAACCAGTGCCGATCTATATAATGAAGTAGAATCACAAAATGCTGACGATAACGAATCATTAACCAGCGCTGATCTAAATGATGAAGTAGAAACACAAAGTGCTGACGATAACGAATCATTAACCAGTGCCGATCTATATAATGAAGTAGAATCACAAAATGCTGACGATAACGAATCATTAACCAGCGCCGATCTAAATGATGAAGTAGAATCACAA